GGAGGGCGATGAACCTCGCGAGCCGCGTGCAGACGGCGGCCAAACATCTCGACGTACCGCTGTTGGTGACTGACGCCGTGCGGCGCCGTGCGTCGAGCCGGCTCACCGCGCTGAAGGTGTGCACGGCGCGACTGCCGGGGATTGAGGACCCGCAAGAGTTGTTTACATTGTTCCCCGCGGCTGATGCGGAGCGGTTGCAGGGCGACCTTGATCGGTACGCCATTGCGTTAGCCGCTTTTGAGGAAGGCGATCTTGATCTCGCGGAGCGAGAGCTTGAATCATTGCTATCCGACGGTCCCTCGACGCCGGCGGCGTTTCTGGCTCAACAAACGGCGGCGCTGCGGCGCGGCGGGTTGGGCCGGCGGGCGGATGATTTGTTCGCGAGCGGGAACGATGCGGTGATTGAGATTCTTTCGAAGTGAGTGTTGCGCGGTTCTACTTCAGACGGCGCGAGGGTTCAGACTGGTCGCTGAAGCGACCAGTCCGAGGGGCGACTCGTTAGTGCGGAACGCGCAGGCGGCGTTGCGGGCGTAGGGAGCGCGCCTCGGCGAAGAGGCTCGTGAAATCGCCGGCGGCGTAAAGGGCGTCGACCGCGGCGACGTCGGCTGCAGCCTGCGCCTCGAAGGCCGAGGCCGTCGCCGGAGCGGCGGCCCTCTCGGCAGTTGCCGTCATCGCGGCTGCCGTCGCGGTCGCCGTTGCAGCGGAGTCGCCGAAGTGATCTTGCCACACGGTCAGATCGTCGGCGTCGACGCTGCCGTTCGCATCGCCGTCGGCGCCGCTGCCGGCAGGAGTCGCCGACGTGCCCAACTGACGCTGCCAGAACAAGAAATCGGCGCCGTCGACGACGCCGTTGAGATCGTAGTCGCCCGCGAGCGGGGACGTGAGATCGGCAACCCAGAGCTCTTGGCCGTACGCTTCCGTGGTGACGGTCACGAACAGGCGGCCATTCATCTTTCTCATGACGAATGGACTTCTGGCGGCATTGGGGGCGCCGAAGGAGTCGATGAACTGCGTCCCAGCTGCGGTGCCGTCGCTTGTCCAGAGTTGGAAGCCGTTCACGCCGTCATTGGCTTTAAAGTAGAGCGTCCCTTCCACATTTCTGAGGTAAGAGAGGTTGGCACTGAACGCTCCGGGATTGAGGTCTTTGACGAGCACGGCCCCTGTCGCGGTCCCGTCAGTTTTCCAGAGATCGTTTGGCCCGAAGTAGAGCGTTCCATTCACGTTTGTCAGATATTTGGGAGCGAGAATATTATTTCCCGTGCCAGTCTCCTTCATCTGAACGGTCCCTGCCTCGGTGCCGTCGCTTTTCCAGAGCGTGAAGCCACTGGAGCCGTCGTTGGCACTGAAGTAGAGAGTTCCGCCGGCCTCCGCCAAGTATCTAGGATCGGAACTCACCCCTCCGGGGCGGATGTTCTTCACGCGAACGGTGCCGGCATCGCTGCCATCGGTTTTCCAAAGCTCTCTGCCAGTCGAGCCGTCGTCGGCGCTGAAGTAGAGCGTCTCGCCCACCCACGCGAAGTTTGCAGGCGAGGAACCGGCGGCCCCGGGGGCAATATCTTTGACGCGGAAGGTGCCGACTTCGGTGCCGTCGCTTCTCCAAAGTTCAACGCCGCTTGTACCGTCGTTCGCGCTAAAATAAAGCAATTCGTTCGTGCGCGTCAGAATCGTGGGATTCGAGCCATCTGGTCCGGGCTTGATATCCTTGACCTGCACGGTCCCCGCCTCGGTTCCGTCGCTCGTCCAGAGTTCGCCGTTGGCAATGAAGCAGAGTTTCCCGCCCAAGTTCACCAAGGAGCTGGGACTGGAACCGAGGGATCCAGCAATGAGATCCTTAACCTGCACGGTGCCTGCTGCGGTGCCGTCGCTTTTCCACAGCTCGACGCCGCTCACGCCGTCGTCGGCGGTAAAGTAAAGCGTCCCGTCGACGTTCGTCAGCGAATTGAGATTGGAACTGGACGAACCGGGCCGAACGTCTTTCACGCGGACGGTTCCCGCCGCAGTGCCGTCGCTCTTCCAGAGTTCCATGCCGCCCGTACCGTCGTTGGCACGGAAATACAGGATCCCGCCGACGTTCGTCAGGGCGGTGGGGCTGGAAGAATTCACGCCAGCGCGAATATCTTTCACGCGCTGCGTCCCCGCGGAAGTCCCATCAGTCTTCCAGAGCTCGACGCCGCTCACGCCGTCGCTGGCGGTGAAGTAAAAGATTCCCCCGACTTCCGTCAGATTCTCGGGCGAGGAATCGGGAGTTCCGCTGTTGATATCTTTAACGCGAATCGTCCCGGCCGTGGTCCCGTCGCTCTTCCAAAACTCGAAGCCGGTCGAGCCGTCGTTGGCGCCGAAGTACAGCACCCCGCCAACGTTCACCATGATCGAACCTGGGCCGGGACTGTAGGAGGGAGAAGAGGAACCTGCCGTACCGGGATTGATATCCCGAACCAGAACGGTGCCTGCTACGGTTCCGTCGCTCTTCCAGAGTTCGAAGCCAGTGGCGCTGTCTGTGGAATGGAAATAGAGCGTCCCGCCTACGTTCGTCAGGTCGGTAATGAGCCCGGCTTCGCTCAAGGGAACAGTTCCCGCCTCGGTTCCATCGCTCTTCCAGAGTCTGCTGCCGCTACCGGAGTTAGCGGAGAAATAAACCTCCTCGCCCACGACCGTGAGCCGACTGGGAGAGGAACCGCTCGCCCCGGCGTTGACGTCCTTCACGCGGACAGTGCCCGCTTCGGTCCCGTCGCTCTTCCAGAGCTCGACGCCGCTCGCGCCATCGGTAGCGGCGAAGAAGAGCGTCCCGCCCGCGTTGACCATGAGCTGCGTTAGGGGGAACTCGCCCAAGGAATAGCCAGCCCCGACGTTGACGTCCTTCACGAGAACGGTACCTGCCGTGGTCCCGTCGCTCTTCCAGAGTTCCGTGCCATGGACGCCGTCGGTAGCGGCGAAAAAGAGCGTCCCGCCTACGTTGACCATGAGCTGCGTAAGGGGGAACGCGCCCAAGGAATTGCCAGCCCCGGCGTTGACGTCCTTCACAAGGACGGTCCCCGCCGCGGTTCCGTCGCTCTTCCAGAGTTCCATGCCATGGACGCCGTCGTCGCCGCGGAAGTAGAGCGTCCCGCCCACGTCGGCCATCACAGGGTCCGTGCCGAGATTGACGGGACTAACCTCAACAGTTCCCGCTGTCGTTCCGTCGCTTTTCCAAAGGCTTCCCGAGGGATCGACCAGATAGAGCGTTCCGCCGACGTTCGTCAGGTGGTGATCTAAATAAGGACTGTTAGGGACATAGCTCAGATTCTCGAAGACGCGCAGCGTTCCCGCTGCGGTGCCGTCGCTCTTCCAAAGCGAGTGGTAGGAAGAACCTGATTCGGCCGTCGTGAAATACAGCGTTCCATTGACGTTCGTCAGATCATTGACGTAAGTGCTGCCCACCCCGGCGATGATGTCCCTGACGAGATAGGTGCCAGCCTCCGTCCCGTCGGTCGCCCAGAGTTCGTTGCCGTACGACGACGTGCGCCGAGAAGAATGTCTTCGCCCCGGCCTGGACGAACTCGTGGGGAAAGGACGAGCCTGCGTTCGGAGTCGCGTTGACGTCCTTCAGCAGATTGAAATCGGCGGCCAGCAGCTGCCGCGACTCGAGCGACTCGAGCGCCAGCCTGCGGCCTACGGACGACTTGACGAGTGAATGCCGATTGCGGACAGACTTCGATCTGGACATAAGATGCGTCTCAGAAAAGAGGGCGTCTTCGATTGCGGTTCGAATCGATGCTGATTTTCGATTCGCCGGCAGTGTTCCGTTGAGCGTTTAGAATACCCATTTGGATGAAGGCGTGCAAATATCGAAAAAAACGCCCGAAATAGCTCCAAG
This sequence is a window from Lacipirellula parvula. Protein-coding genes within it:
- a CDS encoding ELWxxDGT repeat protein is translated as MGSTYVNDLTNVNGTLYFTTAESGSSYHSLWKSDGTAAGTLRVFENLSYVPNSPYLDHHLTNVGGTLYLVDPSGSLWKSDGTTAGTVEVSPVNLGTDPVMADVGGTLYFRGDDGVHGMELWKSDGTAAGTVLVKDVNAGAGNSLGAFPLTQLMVNVGGTLFFAATDGVHGTELWKSDGTTAGTVLVKDVNVGAGYSLGEFPLTQLMVNAGGTLFFAATDGASGVELWKSDGTEAGTVRVKDVNAGASGSSPSRLTVVGEEVYFSANSGSGSRLWKSDGTEAGTVPLSEAGLITDLTNVGGTLYFHSTDSATGFELWKSDGTVAGTVLVRDINPGTAGSSSPSYSPGPGSIMVNVGGVLYFGANDGSTGFEFWKSDGTTAGTIRVKDINSGTPDSSPENLTEVGGIFYFTASDGVSGVELWKTDGTSAGTQRVKDIRAGVNSSSPTALTNVGGILYFRANDGTGGMELWKSDGTAAGTVRVKDVRPGSSSSNLNSLTNVDGTLYFTADDGVSGVELWKSDGTAAGTVQVKDLIAGSLGSSPSSLVNLGGKLCFIANGELWTSDGTEAGTVQVKDIKPGPDGSNPTILTRTNELLYFSANDGTSGVELWRSDGTEVGTFRVKDIAPGAAGSSPANFAWVGETLYFSADDGSTGRELWKTDGSDAGTVRVKNIRPGGVSSDPRYLAEAGGTLYFSANDGSSGFTLWKSDGTEAGTVQMKETGTGNNILAPKYLTNVNGTLYFGPNDLWKTDGTATGAVLVKDLNPGAFSANLSYLRNVEGTLYFKANDGVNGFQLWTSDGTAAGTQFIDSFGAPNAARSPFVMRKMNGRLFVTVTTEAYGQELWVADLTSPLAGDYDLNGVVDGADFLFWQRQLGTSATPAGSGADGDANGSVDADDLTVWQDHFGDSAATATATAAAMTATAERAAAPATASAFEAQAAADVAAVDALYAAGDFTSLFAEARSLRPQRRLRVPH